The following are from one region of the Oryzias melastigma strain HK-1 linkage group LG22, ASM292280v2, whole genome shotgun sequence genome:
- the capn3a gene encoding calpain-3 isoform X1 — protein MPYSPSGFFCDRLIRERERRDGEGSVTKPLRFNGQDFSTLRQECLQRKGLFEDDSFPATVESLGFKELGHKSNKVKNIVWKRPKEICDNPQFIVGGASRTDICQGDLGDCWLLAAIACLTLNEKLLFRVVPQEQSFSESYAGIFHFQFWRYGDWVDVVVDDRVPTFNNQLVFTKSAERNEFWSALLEKAYAKLHGSYEALKGGNTTEAMEDFTGGVTEFYEMKEAPKELYKIMKKALERGSLMGCSIDSLVPARFETRTVTGLVKGHAYSVTAVDECRPSQLKESKVRLVRLRNPWGQVEWNGPWSDNSKEWAALSKAEKEKLQHQSAEDGEFWMSFDDFKKNYTKIEICNLTPDALESDKIHKWTVSVNEGRWVRGCSAGGCRNYPDTFWTNPQYRLRLLEEDDDPDDNEVACTFVVSLMQKNRRRERKMGANLFTIGFSIYEVPKEMHGNKQHMQKDFFLFNSSKARSKSYINLREVTQRFRLSPGEYVIVPSTYEPHQEGEFILRVFSEKRNTSEEIENRIEADHPVPAPASAGEESEEDHHFRTIFQEIAGEDMEITANKLKNVLNRVITERKDLNTEGFSLESCRSMIALMDVSFMDGTGRLNLQEFRHLWNKIKQWEGIFKHYNADQSGSINSYEMRNAVNDAGFRLNNQLYDIITMRYANENMNIDFDSFISCLVRLEAMFRAFQAFDQDGDGTIRLSVLEWLQLTMYA, from the exons ATGCCATACTCACCGTCGGGCTTTTTCTGCGACCGGCTGATCCGGGAACGGGAACGGAGGGACGGTGAAGGCTCCGTCACCAAGCCCCTCCGCTTCAACGGTCAGGACTTCAGCACCTTGAGGCAGGAGTGCCTGCAGAGGAAGGGCCTGTTCGAGGACGACTCCTTCCCCGCCACCGTCGAGTCTCTGGGCTTCAAGGAGCTTGGCCACAAGTCCAACAAGGTCAAGAACATCGTCTGGAAGAGGCCAAAG GAAATCTGTGACAACCCCCAGTTCATAGTCGGGGGGGCCAGCAGGACTGACATCTGCCAGGGAGATCTGG GTGACTGCTGGCTGCTGGCCGCCATCGCCTGCCTCACGCTGAACGAGAAGCTGCTGTTCCGAGTGGTTCCTCAGGAGCAGAGCTTTTCCGAGAGCTACGCCGGCATCTTCCACTTCCAG TTCTGGAGGTATGGCGACTGGGTCGATGTCGTCGTCGACGACCGCGTCCCGACCTTCAACAACCAGCTGGTCTTCACCAAGTCAGCGGAGAGAAATGAATTCTGGAGTGCCCTGCTGGAGAAGGCCTATGCCAA gcTTCACGGCTCCTATGAAGCCCTGAAGGGCGGAAACACCACTGAGGCCATGGAGGACTTCACCGGGGGCGTCACTGAGTTTTATGAGATGAAGGAAGCTCCCAAAGAGCTCTACAAGATCATGAAGAAAGCTCTGGAGAGAGGCTCCCTGATGGGGTGCTCCATCGAT TCTCTGGTTCCTGCTCGCTTTGAGACGCGCACGGTGACGGGGCTGGTGAAAGGCCACGCCTACTCTGTGACGGCCGTGGACGAG TGTCGGCCGTCTCAGCTCAAGGAGTCCAAGGTTCGGCTGGTGCGCCTCAGGAACCCGTGGGGTCAGGTGGAGTGGAACGGACCCTGGAGTGACAA CTCGAAGGAGTGGGCCGCCCTCTCCAAGGCGGAGAAGGAGAAACTGCAGCACCAGAGCGCCGAGGACGGGGAGTTCTG GATGTCCTTTGATGACTTCAAGAAGAACTACACCAAGATTGAGATCTGTAACCTGACTCCAGACGCGTTGGAGTCCGATAAGATCCACAAGTGGACGGTTTCTGTGAACGAGGGCCGCTGGGTGCGGGGCTGCTCCGCCGGCGGCTGCAGGAACTACCCAG ACACTTTCTGGACCAACCCTCAGTACCGCCTGCGcctgctggaggaggacgacgacCCGGATGACAACGAGGTGGCCTGCACCTTCGTGGTCTCGCTGATGCAGAAGAACAGACGGAGGGAACGCAAGATGGGAGCCAACCTCTTCACCATCGGGTTCTCCATTTATGAG GTCCCCAAAGAG ATGCACGGCAACAAACAACACATGCAGAAGGACTTCTTCCTCTTCAACTCCTCCAAGGCGCGCTCCAAATCCTATATTAACCTGCGCGAGGTGACGCAGCGCTTCCGGCTGAGCCCCGGCGAGTACGTCATCGTCCCCTCCACCTATGAGCCGCACCAGGAGGGGGAGTTCATCCTGCGCGTCTTCTCTGAGAAGAGGAACACCTCCGA GGAAATAGAGAACAGGATCGAAGCCGACCATCCAGTG CCAGCACCGGCCTCGGCAGGGGAGGAGAGCGAGGAGGACCACCATTTCCGGACTATTTTTCAGGAAATAGCTGGTGAG GACATGGAGATCACAGCCAACAAACTGAAAAACGTTCTGAACAGAGTGATCACTGAGC gtAAGGACCTGAACACGGAGGGCTTCAGCCTGGAGAGCTGCAGGAGCATGATCGCTCTGATGGACGTATCCTTC ATGGACGGGACCGGCAGACTCAACCTGCAGGAGTTTAGACATCTGTGGAATAAGATCAAGCAGTGGGAG ggAATCTTCAAACATTACAATGCCGACCAGTCCGGCAGCATCAACAGCTACGAGATGAGGAACGCCGTGAACGATGCAG GCTTTCGCCTCAACAACCAGCTGTATGACATCATTACGATGCGCTATGCCAACGAGAACATGAACATCGACTTCGACAGCTTCATCAGCTGCCTGGTTCGCCTGGAGGCCATGTTCA GAGCATTCCAGGCCTTCGATCAGGATGGAGATGGAACCATCAGACTCAGCGTGCTGGAG TGGCTCCAGCTGACCATGTACGCCTAG
- the capn3a gene encoding calpain-3 isoform X2, whose product MPYSPSGFFCDRLIRERERRDGEGSVTKPLRFNGQDFSTLRQECLQRKGLFEDDSFPATVESLGFKELGHKSNKVKNIVWKRPKEICDNPQFIVGGASRTDICQGDLGDCWLLAAIACLTLNEKLLFRVVPQEQSFSESYAGIFHFQFWRYGDWVDVVVDDRVPTFNNQLVFTKSAERNEFWSALLEKAYAKLHGSYEALKGGNTTEAMEDFTGGVTEFYEMKEAPKELYKIMKKALERGSLMGCSIDSLVPARFETRTVTGLVKGHAYSVTAVDECRPSQLKESKVRLVRLRNPWGQVEWNGPWSDNSKEWAALSKAEKEKLQHQSAEDGEFWMSFDDFKKNYTKIEICNLTPDALESDKIHKWTVSVNEGRWVRGCSAGGCRNYPDTFWTNPQYRLRLLEEDDDPDDNEVACTFVVSLMQKNRRRERKMGANLFTIGFSIYEVPKEMHGNKQHMQKDFFLFNSSKARSKSYINLREVTQRFRLSPGEYVIVPSTYEPHQEGEFILRVFSEKRNTSEEIENRIEADHPVPAPASAGEESEEDHHFRTIFQEIAGEDMEITANKLKNVLNRVITERKDLNTEGFSLESCRSMIALMDMDGTGRLNLQEFRHLWNKIKQWEGIFKHYNADQSGSINSYEMRNAVNDAGFRLNNQLYDIITMRYANENMNIDFDSFISCLVRLEAMFRAFQAFDQDGDGTIRLSVLEWLQLTMYA is encoded by the exons ATGCCATACTCACCGTCGGGCTTTTTCTGCGACCGGCTGATCCGGGAACGGGAACGGAGGGACGGTGAAGGCTCCGTCACCAAGCCCCTCCGCTTCAACGGTCAGGACTTCAGCACCTTGAGGCAGGAGTGCCTGCAGAGGAAGGGCCTGTTCGAGGACGACTCCTTCCCCGCCACCGTCGAGTCTCTGGGCTTCAAGGAGCTTGGCCACAAGTCCAACAAGGTCAAGAACATCGTCTGGAAGAGGCCAAAG GAAATCTGTGACAACCCCCAGTTCATAGTCGGGGGGGCCAGCAGGACTGACATCTGCCAGGGAGATCTGG GTGACTGCTGGCTGCTGGCCGCCATCGCCTGCCTCACGCTGAACGAGAAGCTGCTGTTCCGAGTGGTTCCTCAGGAGCAGAGCTTTTCCGAGAGCTACGCCGGCATCTTCCACTTCCAG TTCTGGAGGTATGGCGACTGGGTCGATGTCGTCGTCGACGACCGCGTCCCGACCTTCAACAACCAGCTGGTCTTCACCAAGTCAGCGGAGAGAAATGAATTCTGGAGTGCCCTGCTGGAGAAGGCCTATGCCAA gcTTCACGGCTCCTATGAAGCCCTGAAGGGCGGAAACACCACTGAGGCCATGGAGGACTTCACCGGGGGCGTCACTGAGTTTTATGAGATGAAGGAAGCTCCCAAAGAGCTCTACAAGATCATGAAGAAAGCTCTGGAGAGAGGCTCCCTGATGGGGTGCTCCATCGAT TCTCTGGTTCCTGCTCGCTTTGAGACGCGCACGGTGACGGGGCTGGTGAAAGGCCACGCCTACTCTGTGACGGCCGTGGACGAG TGTCGGCCGTCTCAGCTCAAGGAGTCCAAGGTTCGGCTGGTGCGCCTCAGGAACCCGTGGGGTCAGGTGGAGTGGAACGGACCCTGGAGTGACAA CTCGAAGGAGTGGGCCGCCCTCTCCAAGGCGGAGAAGGAGAAACTGCAGCACCAGAGCGCCGAGGACGGGGAGTTCTG GATGTCCTTTGATGACTTCAAGAAGAACTACACCAAGATTGAGATCTGTAACCTGACTCCAGACGCGTTGGAGTCCGATAAGATCCACAAGTGGACGGTTTCTGTGAACGAGGGCCGCTGGGTGCGGGGCTGCTCCGCCGGCGGCTGCAGGAACTACCCAG ACACTTTCTGGACCAACCCTCAGTACCGCCTGCGcctgctggaggaggacgacgacCCGGATGACAACGAGGTGGCCTGCACCTTCGTGGTCTCGCTGATGCAGAAGAACAGACGGAGGGAACGCAAGATGGGAGCCAACCTCTTCACCATCGGGTTCTCCATTTATGAG GTCCCCAAAGAG ATGCACGGCAACAAACAACACATGCAGAAGGACTTCTTCCTCTTCAACTCCTCCAAGGCGCGCTCCAAATCCTATATTAACCTGCGCGAGGTGACGCAGCGCTTCCGGCTGAGCCCCGGCGAGTACGTCATCGTCCCCTCCACCTATGAGCCGCACCAGGAGGGGGAGTTCATCCTGCGCGTCTTCTCTGAGAAGAGGAACACCTCCGA GGAAATAGAGAACAGGATCGAAGCCGACCATCCAGTG CCAGCACCGGCCTCGGCAGGGGAGGAGAGCGAGGAGGACCACCATTTCCGGACTATTTTTCAGGAAATAGCTGGTGAG GACATGGAGATCACAGCCAACAAACTGAAAAACGTTCTGAACAGAGTGATCACTGAGC gtAAGGACCTGAACACGGAGGGCTTCAGCCTGGAGAGCTGCAGGAGCATGATCGCTCTGATGGAC ATGGACGGGACCGGCAGACTCAACCTGCAGGAGTTTAGACATCTGTGGAATAAGATCAAGCAGTGGGAG ggAATCTTCAAACATTACAATGCCGACCAGTCCGGCAGCATCAACAGCTACGAGATGAGGAACGCCGTGAACGATGCAG GCTTTCGCCTCAACAACCAGCTGTATGACATCATTACGATGCGCTATGCCAACGAGAACATGAACATCGACTTCGACAGCTTCATCAGCTGCCTGGTTCGCCTGGAGGCCATGTTCA GAGCATTCCAGGCCTTCGATCAGGATGGAGATGGAACCATCAGACTCAGCGTGCTGGAG TGGCTCCAGCTGACCATGTACGCCTAG